Proteins encoded together in one Lathyrus oleraceus cultivar Zhongwan6 chromosome 5, CAAS_Psat_ZW6_1.0, whole genome shotgun sequence window:
- the LOC127083121 gene encoding F-box only protein 6 isoform X1: MEGLAMLKQLIGQLQHLLDSQSHHHSSSSSPFLLQQPSHHTILLQQHPRWTAFDIENSSVDDCFGVEMAAGKSHSFRMQEPLKPPPTKKPRRDRSRGKSSGRSCTSEVMEQEIWKDFPEDLFEAVIARLPIATFFRFRSVCRRWSSLLASQSFSQHCAQVPQENPWFYTITHENVNSGAMYDPSLKKWHHPSISAMPTKLIVLPVASAGGLVCFLDIGHRNFYVCNPLTQSFKELPARSVRVWSRVAVGMIANGNSAGSGYKILWVGCDGEYEVYDSMKNSWSRPGNMPGSMMLPLALNFRSQAVSIDSTLYFMRSDPEGVVSYDMATGVWKQYIIPVPLHLTDHTLAEYDGQIMLAGLLTKNAATCVCIWELQKMTLLWKEVDRMPNIWCLDFYGKHVRMTCLGNKGLLMLSLRSKQMNRLVTYNIAKKEWLKVPGCVVPHGRKRQWIACGTAFHPCLTAVA; the protein is encoded by the exons ATGGAAGGCCTGGCCATGCTGAAGCAGCTAATCGGTCAGCTTCAGCACCTCCTCGACTCCCAATCTCATCatcattcttcttcttcttctcctttcCTTCTTCAACAACCTTCTCATCACACTATCCTCCTTCAACAACACCCCag ATGGACTGCGTTTGACATTGAAAATAGCTCTGTAGATGATTGTTTTGGCGTTGAAATGGCAGCTGGAAAGTCTCACAGTTTCAGGATGCAGGAGCCTCTAAAGCCTCCACCCACTAAGAAGCCTCGAAGAGATCGAAGCAGGGGAAAGTCATCAGGAAGATCCTGTACAAGTGAAGTTATGGAACAAGAAATCTGGAAAGATTTTCCTGAAGATTTATTTGAGGCGGTAATTGCACGACTTCCCATTGCCACTTTTTTCCGCTTCCGTTCTGTATGCCGTCGATGGAGCTCTTTGCTGGCTTCTCAAAGCTTTTCTCAGCATTGTGCCCAAGTCCCACAGGAAAATCCATGGTTTTACACCATAACCCATGAAAATGTGAATTCGGGAGCCATGTATGACCCTTCTTTGAAAAAGTGGCACCATCCTTCTATATCAGCAATGCCCACAAAGTTGATTGTTTTGCCAGTGGCTTCTGCAGGTGGGTTAGTTTGCTTTTTGGACATTGGCCATCGAAACTTCTATGTATGTAACCCGCTGACTCAATCCTTCAAGGAGTTGCCAGCTCGGTCAGTGAGGGTCTGGTCTCGCGTTGCTGTAGGGATGATAGCGAATGGAAATTCTGCTGGTTCAGGCTACAAGATCCTATGGGTGGGTTGTGATGGAGAATATGAAGTTTATGACTCGATGAAAAACTCTTGGAGCCGTCCAGGAAACATGCCTGGAAGTATGATGCTGCCACTGGCCCTTAACTTTAGGTCACAAGCTGTCTCTATCGACAGTACACTTTACTTCATGCGTTCAGATCCAGAAGGGGTTGTTTCTTATGATATGGCAACGGGAGTGTGGAAACAATACATAATCCCAGTGCCATTGCATCTGACTGACCACACTCTGGCTGAGTACGATGGCCAGATCATGCTTGCAGGATTGCTCACAAAGAATGCAGCCACGTGCGTATGCATATGGGAGCTGCAGAAAATGACGCTCTTGTGGAAGGAGGTAGACAGAATGCCAAATATATGGTGCTTGGACTTTTATGGTAAGCACGTTAGAATGACTTGCCTGGGTAACAAAGGCTTGCTCATGTTGTCACTGAGATCAAAACAAATGAATCGGTTGGTTACTTACAACATAGCAAAGAAGGAATGGCTGAAGGTTCCCGGGTGTGTGGTGCCGCACGGGAGGAAACGACAGTGGATAGCATGTGGTACTGCATTTCATCCATGCCTGACTGCCGTGGCTTGA
- the LOC127083121 gene encoding F-box only protein 6 isoform X2: MAAGKSHSFRMQEPLKPPPTKKPRRDRSRGKSSGRSCTSEVMEQEIWKDFPEDLFEAVIARLPIATFFRFRSVCRRWSSLLASQSFSQHCAQVPQENPWFYTITHENVNSGAMYDPSLKKWHHPSISAMPTKLIVLPVASAGGLVCFLDIGHRNFYVCNPLTQSFKELPARSVRVWSRVAVGMIANGNSAGSGYKILWVGCDGEYEVYDSMKNSWSRPGNMPGSMMLPLALNFRSQAVSIDSTLYFMRSDPEGVVSYDMATGVWKQYIIPVPLHLTDHTLAEYDGQIMLAGLLTKNAATCVCIWELQKMTLLWKEVDRMPNIWCLDFYGKHVRMTCLGNKGLLMLSLRSKQMNRLVTYNIAKKEWLKVPGCVVPHGRKRQWIACGTAFHPCLTAVA; encoded by the coding sequence ATGGCAGCTGGAAAGTCTCACAGTTTCAGGATGCAGGAGCCTCTAAAGCCTCCACCCACTAAGAAGCCTCGAAGAGATCGAAGCAGGGGAAAGTCATCAGGAAGATCCTGTACAAGTGAAGTTATGGAACAAGAAATCTGGAAAGATTTTCCTGAAGATTTATTTGAGGCGGTAATTGCACGACTTCCCATTGCCACTTTTTTCCGCTTCCGTTCTGTATGCCGTCGATGGAGCTCTTTGCTGGCTTCTCAAAGCTTTTCTCAGCATTGTGCCCAAGTCCCACAGGAAAATCCATGGTTTTACACCATAACCCATGAAAATGTGAATTCGGGAGCCATGTATGACCCTTCTTTGAAAAAGTGGCACCATCCTTCTATATCAGCAATGCCCACAAAGTTGATTGTTTTGCCAGTGGCTTCTGCAGGTGGGTTAGTTTGCTTTTTGGACATTGGCCATCGAAACTTCTATGTATGTAACCCGCTGACTCAATCCTTCAAGGAGTTGCCAGCTCGGTCAGTGAGGGTCTGGTCTCGCGTTGCTGTAGGGATGATAGCGAATGGAAATTCTGCTGGTTCAGGCTACAAGATCCTATGGGTGGGTTGTGATGGAGAATATGAAGTTTATGACTCGATGAAAAACTCTTGGAGCCGTCCAGGAAACATGCCTGGAAGTATGATGCTGCCACTGGCCCTTAACTTTAGGTCACAAGCTGTCTCTATCGACAGTACACTTTACTTCATGCGTTCAGATCCAGAAGGGGTTGTTTCTTATGATATGGCAACGGGAGTGTGGAAACAATACATAATCCCAGTGCCATTGCATCTGACTGACCACACTCTGGCTGAGTACGATGGCCAGATCATGCTTGCAGGATTGCTCACAAAGAATGCAGCCACGTGCGTATGCATATGGGAGCTGCAGAAAATGACGCTCTTGTGGAAGGAGGTAGACAGAATGCCAAATATATGGTGCTTGGACTTTTATGGTAAGCACGTTAGAATGACTTGCCTGGGTAACAAAGGCTTGCTCATGTTGTCACTGAGATCAAAACAAATGAATCGGTTGGTTACTTACAACATAGCAAAGAAGGAATGGCTGAAGGTTCCCGGGTGTGTGGTGCCGCACGGGAGGAAACGACAGTGGATAGCATGTGGTACTGCATTTCATCCATGCCTGACTGCCGTGGCTTGA